The Cataglyphis hispanica isolate Lineage 1 chromosome 5, ULB_Chis1_1.0, whole genome shotgun sequence genome has a segment encoding these proteins:
- the LOC126849791 gene encoding phosphoserine phosphatase isoform X1, which produces MQLVLVGSPLSSIASTDFIVSKSIYFLQMANQKKIINVWKAADAVTFDVDSTVIKEEGIDELANFCGKGEQIRKLTKQAMQGDMTFQQSLFLRLQIINPSLTQVKEFLDIHQSNLSSGIKELVSDLQARGKDVFLISGGFRCLISPIASQLKIPDKNIYANRLKFYFTGEYAGFDENQPTSRSGGKAEIIKHLKETKRYKTIVHIGDGSTDLEACPPADAFIGFGGNIIRESVKSHAEWFVMHFDELRRNL; this is translated from the exons ATGCAGTTAGTTCTGGTTGGTTCGCCGTTGTCATCCATCGCGTCTACTGATTTTATAGTATCAAAAAG catatattttctacaaatggcgaatcaaaagaaaataataaatgtttggaAAGCTGCTGATGCTGTGACATTTGATGTGGATTCGACTGTTATTAAAGAAGAAGGCATTGATGAACTCGCAAATTTTTGTGGAAAAGGAGAACAAATTCGTAAATT gACAAAGCAGGCCATGCAAGGTGATATGACTTTTCAGCAATCCTTGTTCTTGCGACTGCAGATTATAAATCCAAGTTTAACTCAAGTGAAAGAATTCCTGGATAtacatcaatcaaatttaagtAGTGGTATCAA AGAATTGGTATCAGATTTACAAGCTCGTGGAAAAGatgtatttcttatttctgGTGGTTTCCGCTGTCTTATTTCACCAATTGcttcacaattaaaaataccAGACAAGAATATTTACGCTAAcagattgaaattttattttactg gagAATATGCTGGATTTGATGAGAATCAGCCAACATCTAGAAGTGGTGGCAAAGcagaaataataaagcatcttaaagaaacaaaaagatataaaactaTTGTACACATTGGTGATGGTTCAACAGATTTAGAAGCGTGTCCTCCAGCAGATGCATTTATAG GATTCGGTGGTAATATCATTCGGGAAAGTGTAAAATCACATGCAGAATGGTTTGTGATGCACTTTGATGAACTTAGGAGAAacttataa
- the LOC126849791 gene encoding phosphoserine phosphatase isoform X2, which yields MANQKKIINVWKAADAVTFDVDSTVIKEEGIDELANFCGKGEQIRKLTKQAMQGDMTFQQSLFLRLQIINPSLTQVKEFLDIHQSNLSSGIKELVSDLQARGKDVFLISGGFRCLISPIASQLKIPDKNIYANRLKFYFTGEYAGFDENQPTSRSGGKAEIIKHLKETKRYKTIVHIGDGSTDLEACPPADAFIGFGGNIIRESVKSHAEWFVMHFDELRRNL from the exons atggcgaatcaaaagaaaataataaatgtttggaAAGCTGCTGATGCTGTGACATTTGATGTGGATTCGACTGTTATTAAAGAAGAAGGCATTGATGAACTCGCAAATTTTTGTGGAAAAGGAGAACAAATTCGTAAATT gACAAAGCAGGCCATGCAAGGTGATATGACTTTTCAGCAATCCTTGTTCTTGCGACTGCAGATTATAAATCCAAGTTTAACTCAAGTGAAAGAATTCCTGGATAtacatcaatcaaatttaagtAGTGGTATCAA AGAATTGGTATCAGATTTACAAGCTCGTGGAAAAGatgtatttcttatttctgGTGGTTTCCGCTGTCTTATTTCACCAATTGcttcacaattaaaaataccAGACAAGAATATTTACGCTAAcagattgaaattttattttactg gagAATATGCTGGATTTGATGAGAATCAGCCAACATCTAGAAGTGGTGGCAAAGcagaaataataaagcatcttaaagaaacaaaaagatataaaactaTTGTACACATTGGTGATGGTTCAACAGATTTAGAAGCGTGTCCTCCAGCAGATGCATTTATAG GATTCGGTGGTAATATCATTCGGGAAAGTGTAAAATCACATGCAGAATGGTTTGTGATGCACTTTGATGAACTTAGGAGAAacttataa